From Centropristis striata isolate RG_2023a ecotype Rhode Island chromosome 16, C.striata_1.0, whole genome shotgun sequence, a single genomic window includes:
- the isca2 gene encoding iron-sulfur cluster assembly 2 homolog, mitochondrial — translation MSLVRGAMITASRSRVLSLARASTLVSNLNVSQQVQRLPPGFPQPPLHTTGLQQRFSSASAQERPAVSDPAGDKVQLTESCVKRLGEIMDKGEYLRIHVEGGGCSGFQYKFSVDGNRNEDDRVFEQGGVGIIVDQDSLEFVKGATVDYSQELIRATFLVLKNPQADHGCSCGSSFSVKL, via the exons ATGTCATTGGTGAGAGGAGCTATGATAACTGCGTCTAGGTCAAGAGTATTGAGCCTTGCTAg GGCATCTACTCTTGTGAGCAACCTCAATGTGAGCCAGCAGGTACAGCGACTTCCCCCAGGCTTCCCCCAGCCACCCCTTCACACAACGGGGCTTCAGCAGCGCTTCAGCAGCGCCTCAGCCCAGGAGAGGCCAGCTGTGTCAGATCCAGCTGGAGATAAAGTACAGCTCACTGAGTCATGTGTGAAG AGACTGGGGGAAATCATGGACAAGGGCGAGTATCtgagaatacatgtggaagGAGGAGGCTGCTCCGGGTTCCAGTACAAGTTTTCTGTTGACGGTAACAGGAATGAAGATGACCG AGTGTTCGAGCAGGGAGGAGTGGGCATTATCGTGGATCAGGACAGCCTGGAGTTTGTGAAAGGAGCCACCGTGGACTATAGCCAGGAGCTGATCCGGGCCACCTTCCTCGTCCTCAAGAACCCTCAAGCCGATCACGGCTGCTCATGTGGCAGCTCCTTTTCTGTCAAACTATGA